The genomic interval TCCAATCTATTACCGGGTCATGGTGGAGTTCTGGATCGTTTTGATAGTCTTTTGATTGCGGCTCCGGTTTATTATCTGGTTTTAAGTTTGAAGTGATAATTAGAAAATGTAATTACTAATAGAAATTCTTATGAAAAATCAAAAAACCAAAGAAACTTTCGATTTTTATCAAAGTAATCTACTGACAGGGATGAACAAAGATTCCAAAATTGTTTTAGTTACTGGTGGAGCAGGTTTTATCGGTTCGAATTTTATCA from Candidatus Cloacimonadota bacterium carries:
- a CDS encoding dTDP-glucose 4,6-dehydratase, with translation MKNQKTKETFDFYQSNLLTGMNKDSKIVLVTGGAGFIGSNFI